In Syntrophorhabdaceae bacterium, one DNA window encodes the following:
- a CDS encoding outer membrane lipoprotein carrier protein LolA, which translates to MRNRFLWLLSYSVMFFFCISFSAIGADVSPFEDIKKTYATIMTLEAGFTQRIFISSLKKEREFTGDFFYKRGRGFLWRYNKPKIRFFLYDGSFIWQGEEEKPVIYRRKVNKDKTEGTFLDLIDDISKMDELFRLKGKTKVGDMDVMELIPKKEGQATWAKVWIDRQNMVKRIEIQEFTGNVNTIDFTYSKINQPIVDSRFVFRAEKGKEIVDAP; encoded by the coding sequence ATGAGAAATAGATTCTTATGGCTTTTAAGCTATTCTGTTATGTTCTTTTTCTGTATTTCATTTTCTGCAATAGGTGCAGATGTATCACCTTTCGAAGATATAAAGAAGACATATGCCACCATTATGACCCTTGAGGCAGGTTTTACCCAGAGGATATTCATATCAAGCCTAAAAAAGGAGAGGGAATTCACTGGTGATTTTTTCTACAAACGGGGCAGGGGATTTCTGTGGCGTTATAACAAGCCTAAGATAAGATTTTTTCTCTATGATGGTAGTTTCATATGGCAGGGAGAGGAAGAAAAACCTGTTATTTATAGAAGAAAGGTAAATAAGGATAAGACAGAGGGGACCTTTCTTGACCTTATAGATGACATATCAAAGATGGATGAATTATTTAGACTGAAAGGAAAGACAAAGGTAGGGGACATGGATGTCATGGAACTGATACCGAAAAAAGAAGGGCAGGCAACATGGGCAAAGGTTTGGATAGACAGGCAGAATATGGTAAAGAGGATAGAGATACAGGAATTTACAGGTAATGTAAATACCATAGATTTTACATATTCAAAGATCAACCAACCTATTGTAGATTCAAGATTTGTATTTAGGGCAGAAAAAGGTAAGGAGATAGTGGATGCACCGTAA